The following proteins are co-located in the Pelecanus crispus isolate bPelCri1 chromosome 5, bPelCri1.pri, whole genome shotgun sequence genome:
- the TMEM169 gene encoding transmembrane protein 169, producing MPSEVLESSSGMEETVQKESKSGRQSPRHSSMRRAVATTVTFDGEATMDRRKKKKKESRPESIIVYRSENENKVEEEQADEEGGERSSEEGSKFLGQSMADGVWNMPCDSRYVTLTGTITRGKKKGQMVDIHVTLTEKELQELAKSKEPPKEDVPEKKKKCDVGLDRGPHIVLWTIICLPIIFVVSFVVSFYYGTITWYNIFLVYNEERTFWHKITFCPFLIIFYPIIIMVVSFSLGLYSAVAQVAWSFGYWWHAVRDMEKGFCGWLCSKLGLEDCSPYSIVELLDSDNISGSLSGKSSAQGVETSAV from the exons ATGCCAAGTGAAGTGCTTGAGAGcagcagtgggatggaggagaccGTGCAGAAAGAGAGCAAGTCTGGAAGGCAGAGCCCTCGCCACAGCTCCATGAGAAGGGCTGTAGCAACCACTGTCACCTTTGATGGGGAAGCCACTATGGACcggaggaaaaagaagaagaaagagtcCCGTCCCGAGTCAATAATAGTGTATCGGTCAGAGAATGAGAATAAGGTGGAAGAAGAACAGGCTgatgaagaaggaggggagaggagctcTGAGGAAGGCTCCAAGTTCCTGGGTCAGTCCATGGCAGATG GTGTCTGGAACATGCCTTGTGACAGCCGATATGTCACCTTGACTGGAACAATCACtagggggaagaagaagggtcAGATGGTCGACATCCACGTCACACTAACAGAGAAAGAGCTGCAGGAACTGGCTAAGTCAAAGGAACCTCCTAAAGAGGACGTACctgagaagaagaagaaatgtgatGTTGGGCTGGATAGAGGACCCCACATTGTCCTCTGGACCATCATCTGCCTCCCCATCATTTTTGTAGTGTCCTTCGTGGTTTCATTCTACTATGGAACCATTACATGGTACAACATCTTCTTGGTGTACAATGAAGAGAGGACCTTCTGGCACAAAATCACCTTTTGTCCCTTTTTGATCATTTTCTACCCAATTATAATTATGGTTGTGTCCTTTTCCCTAGGCCTGTACTCAGCTGTGGCCCAGGTAGCATGGTCCTTTGGGTACTGGTGGCATGCTGTTAGGGATATGGAGAAGGGCTTCTGTGGCTGGCTCTGCAGCAAGCTGGGTTTGGAAGATTGTTCTCCATACAGCATTGTCGAGCTGCTAGATTCTGATAATATCTCAGGTAGTCTCTCTGGCAAGAGCTCTGCACAGGGGGTTGAGACCTCGGCAGTCTGA
- the PECR gene encoding peroxisomal trans-2-enoyl-CoA reductase, with protein sequence MAAARGLLAAELFRGRVAIVTGGGTGIGKAIASDLLALGCSVVIASRKFDRLKAAAEELNNTFSSMSPAKVTPMQCNIRKEDEVEALVKSTLSLHGKIDFLVNNGGGQFASPSEAISAKGWNAVIDTNLTGTFYCCKAVYNAWMQEHGGVIVNITAAVRNGFPGMSHTAAARAAVGNLTKSLALEWAHSGVRINSVAPGIVFSETAVANYGEQGSMLWLKSMPKIPAKRSAVPEEISPTVCFLLSPAASYVTGITVVVDGGQSLYGQTLEIPDHDRWPPPPEGKNSEMLKKLISGKFRPKL encoded by the exons atggcggcggcgcGCGGGCTGCTGGCGGCGGAGCTGTTCCGCGGGCGGGTGGCCATCGTCaccggcggcggcaccggcatCGGCAAGGCCATCGCCTCCGACTTGCTGGCGCTAG GTTGCAGTGTTGTTATTGCCTCTCGTAAATTTGACCGATtaaaagctgctgcagaagaactgaataatacattttcttccatGAGTCCTGCCAAAGTGACTCCCATGCAGTGCAATATCCGCAAAGAAGATGAG GTAGAAGCTTTGGTGAAGTCTACACTGAGTCTGCATGGGAAGATTGACTTCCTGGTGAATAATGGAGGGGGACAATTTGCAAGTCCTTCTGAAGCCATCAGTGCAAAAGGCTGGAATGCTGTGATAGACACGAATCTGACAGGGACCTTCTACTGCTGCAAAGCAG TGTACAACGCCTGGATGCAGGAACATGGAGGAGTCATTGTCAACATTACTGCTGCCGTGAGAAATGGGTTTCCTGGAATGTC GCATACAGCAGCTGCAAGAGCTGCAGTGGGTAACCTAACCAAGAGTTTAGCCTTAGAATGGGCCCACAGTGGAGTAAGAATCAACAGCGTTGCTCCT ggaatagtattttcagaaactgctgttGCAAACTATGGAGAACAAGGTTCAATGTTATGGTTAAAGAGCATGCCAAAGATTCCTGCCAAGAGGTCAGCGGTTCCTGAGGAG ATCTCTCCTACAGTGTGCTTCCTACTGTCTCCAGCTGCTTCTTACGTAACTGGGATAACCGTGGTTGTGGATGGTGGCCAAAGTTTGTATGGACAGACCTTAGAAATACCCG ATCATGACAGATGGCCCCCAccaccagaaggaaaaaattctgaaatgcttAAAAAGCTTATTTCTGGCAAGTTCAGGCCAAAGCTGTAA